A region from the Rhinoderma darwinii isolate aRhiDar2 chromosome 2, aRhiDar2.hap1, whole genome shotgun sequence genome encodes:
- the RHEBL1 gene encoding GTPase RhebL1 isoform X2, with amino-acid sequence MAPVKHRKVVMLGYPSVGKSSLAIQFIKGDFPKDYEPTIENTWSKTFVLGNDEFELDVVDTAGQDEYSLLPQSFIFGIHGYIVVYSVACARRMPIVLVGNKTDLPAQCRQVKQEEGKKLADSWGAAFMEVSAKDPERSKQIFTKIIEEIDRVERSFSEEKKCSMM; translated from the exons ATGGCTCCAGTGAAACACCGTAAAGTTGTGATGTTAGGATACCCATCTGTCG GTAAATCTTCACTGGCTATACAGTTCATCAAAGGAGATTTCCCAAAAGACTATGAGCCCACTATTGAGAACA CTTGGAGTAAAACATTCGTACTGGGCAATGATGAATTTGAACTGGATGTTGTGGACACGGCAGGACAA gATGAATATTCTCTGCTCCCTCAGTCCTTTATTTTTGGCATACACGGATACATTGTGGTTTACTCAGTAGCTTGTGCAAGAAG AATGCCAATTGTATTAGTGGGAAATAAGACTGATCTACCCGCCCAGTG TCGTCAAGTGAAGCAAGAAGAAGGGAAGAAGCTGGCGGACTCATGGGGGGCTGCATTTATGGAGGTTTCTGCTAAAGACCCTGAG AGAAGTAAGCAGATCTTCACCAAAATTATTGAAGAAATTGACCGTGTGGAAAGATCTTTCAGTGAGGAGAAGAAATGCTCCATGATGTAG
- the RHEBL1 gene encoding GTPase RhebL1 isoform X1: MAPVKHRKVVMLGYPSVGKSSLAIQFIKGDFPKDYEPTIENTWSKTFVLGNDEFELDVVDTAGQDEYSLLPQSFIFGIHGYIVVYSVACARSFQIATGLYRILVDRRGKCLMPIVLVGNKTDLPAQCRQVKQEEGKKLADSWGAAFMEVSAKDPERSKQIFTKIIEEIDRVERSFSEEKKCSMM; encoded by the exons ATGGCTCCAGTGAAACACCGTAAAGTTGTGATGTTAGGATACCCATCTGTCG GTAAATCTTCACTGGCTATACAGTTCATCAAAGGAGATTTCCCAAAAGACTATGAGCCCACTATTGAGAACA CTTGGAGTAAAACATTCGTACTGGGCAATGATGAATTTGAACTGGATGTTGTGGACACGGCAGGACAA gATGAATATTCTCTGCTCCCTCAGTCCTTTATTTTTGGCATACACGGATACATTGTGGTTTACTCAGTAGCTTGTGCAAGAAG CTTCCAAATTGCAACTGGATTGTACAGAATACTTGTGGACAGAAGAGGAAAGTGCTT AATGCCAATTGTATTAGTGGGAAATAAGACTGATCTACCCGCCCAGTG TCGTCAAGTGAAGCAAGAAGAAGGGAAGAAGCTGGCGGACTCATGGGGGGCTGCATTTATGGAGGTTTCTGCTAAAGACCCTGAG AGAAGTAAGCAGATCTTCACCAAAATTATTGAAGAAATTGACCGTGTGGAAAGATCTTTCAGTGAGGAGAAGAAATGCTCCATGATGTAG